A portion of the Roseovarius sp. SCSIO 43702 genome contains these proteins:
- a CDS encoding peroxidase family protein — protein sequence MAVKLNVADLEFFLRQVKISEAHAAGTPLTEVYVDADGNVVPEGTPGAVPALSSPLVPYGLRTVDGSLNNLLPGRETWGAADEAMPRMLTPNFRDDADGDVMPLGAPGGPVVTNTDYSVVGTPSGTNGGHSGNVADADPRIISNLVVDQSVANPAAVEAWFANDAAIAAFHERYGEDAIPIRPGEGPADVMVANASFESDPLTSGTPGVITNPLGNYTTTAPSDWTITGGLGGLFAPIDSISASAGHLGPNVTWLVGGATLSQENGPLTAGASYELSLSVGDRTDQAWTGGTARLVAVDGLGATTVIATAALPEPVDGQWADVTLNSGPIAAGLDGQTLRIEVQQTGGGQVLVDNVALSVSNGNKIEIDNVDMAALPNIAPDDGISAPFNGWMTFFGQFFDHGLDLITKGNNGTIYIPLEADDPIVLGADGIAGTADDLPNHLRFMAVTRSTSVDGPGADGIMGTADDTQHEGQNTTTPFVDQNQTYTSHASHQVFLREYEFDASGNPVSTGRLLDSPNGGLATWADVKAQARDMLGIELTDGDVLNIPLLRTDDYGEFVRGPNGLPQIVVGLGPDGIPNTADDVVVEGNLATPVNTFDAGAVRIGHAFLDDIAHNANPFDGQTGMLKTADSDTDISSAGDPQASGTYDNELLDRHFITGDGRGNENIGLTSVHHVFHSEHNRQIELQKKTILESGDIDFINEWLLVDLAPGDAVPTDPSTLTWDGERLFQGARFATEMQYQHLVFEEFGRKIHPNIDPFVFNAVTDINPAIFAEFANVVYRFGHSMLTDNMPRVMVDEATGDVSTDDMGLIAAFLNPVAFDNDGAMSADEAAAAVIRGMTTERGSAMDEFVVSSLRSNLLGLPLDLAAINIARGRDTGMPTFNEARAELYQQTNSPWLKPYESWADLAANLKTPMTIVNLIAAYGTHATIEAATTLEGRREAAMDLVFGGGAVSENERLDFLMGRNGWTPESSGLNSIDLWVGGLSERIMPFGGMLGSTFTAVFEAQMEALQDGDRFYYLTRTQGQNFLNELEENSFSKMILANTNLADPGPDGIRGTSDDVVRHHIGADPFAAYDFALEVDQANQFDPDPVGNDPVLEAMGMGKVVRDDPTTAAVETNYIRVTGGEHVSVGGTSGNDTIITSDGDDGIWGDAGDDYIESGFGVDLVNAGGGNDIIIDAGDEGDFLKGEEGDDVMMSANGADVLMGGEGKDAISLGVDASEVFGGEGDDFILGGDGADFLLGNEGDDWIEAQGGFDTTAGDNSELFFNSKILGHDVMFAGSDEHDFDAESGDDIMVQGASVMRNEGMFGFDWSTFQGMANDAYADMRIKIFTTDEQDILRNRFDKVEALSGWDMNDTLIGDNRVAPALGDEIQGDTVGGNEGVFFNDGLNQEGIDRIDGLSDLVSIVAGQEFWEEGNILLGGGGSDVITGNGGDDIIDGDRWLNVRIRITGDPTDENTAANEIATVTTLKHVFSADDAADPSWVGKSLFELLVERTIVPAQMNIVREILDGGQAGDVDVAVFNDDFDQYTITELGNGSVRVAHTGFGTNEDVVVNDGTDTVHNMETLRFRDGDVSVDNIQPPTPPEPPVPGVQQPATGAPAISDPTPTEGQPLTVDLSAIADANGIAGPISVQWQSFDGTNWVDIPGATGTSLTPGEAQVGSTLRVSASFTDGLGALETVVSAPTSEVGDVWTGSALDPDFVGTEGDDIATGHSEQVIIFPFIGPVTIVQGDDVINGNGGADIIDGRSGDDVINGGAGNDTILMNFTTGAGGRDIVDGGADVDTVEVTGNASAETFRIYTRDAALAAGLTGLAAATEIVITRNGVANNRIIAELDNIEEIIINGTDATPPANGTAGGDTIQVFGDFSTTSLNLNTITINGTSGDDTVDISALDSAHRIVFRGEGGNDTIVGNLRPQDVIELPGLGDPTVSEDANGMVTVSRGGASVTFDGSGGIPTIGEVVGGDDDVPNSGFTLSDSDLAGLKNLVQGRPAFEGDDDTEEAAGVRTLSGEDNNEANPLYGTAGETFIRLTEARYGEPDGNGNRAINPIFDGLDPRALSNLLGDQDDSVAPNALNASQLFTAFAQYFDHGLDFIPKNSAFGTVEIGGPGAERGIGTDNPADLSRAEVAYIDDEGVPQHVNMTSPFVDQNQAYGSHELVGQFLRESDGAQGVGMRLLSGEADPSDPAFKLLPTLRDLIEHHWEAETVFEDAGLPGGAATLADMMPGLVDDVTGEIDGAMVAALASDFLGSGQPLLLDTNPFINLLDHRIAGDGRANENFALTSVHTIWARNHNFHVENLLQQGFEGTDEEVFQAAKMLNESDYQRVVFQEFADKLLGGLRNPDGSTDNHGWGGYNPDVDARISHEFGAAAYRFGHSLVSQTVRLEGPDGTPIDVPLFDAFLNPSNDPDVFTGPLPDGYVPAPGYAQHGVAPVIGGTATQPAEEVDLKIVDAIRSDLVRINADLFAFNVARGWDVGLGTMNQVRAQLAASTDQYVAEAVGLAGDMSPYTSWDDFQARNGVSDEVMAQLKAAYSDLVLETPEDIAAFEAANPDITLEPGTGDAMIVKGIDRVDLWTGGLVEQKVNGGMVGQTFWVVLHEQLDRLQEGDRFYYLDRFENFDFYEAIGEDTTFADIVSRTTSLTDLDKNIFDATDEVADEDDAGDDAGDDDGAGDDDQAGGDDDGAGDDDQAGDDDDGAGDDDQAGDDDDDDDDGNVMPPMAADGPTIGTAGADVLFGDAEGDAILAMGGRDMIFAGDGDDNVLAGGGRDMVFGDGGNDRLFGEGGDDFIEGGAGNDFVVGGAGDDLFAATSGDGDDVYYGDDVSGGTGTDTLDMSRIIEDVTVDLGSGPGDRGHASSTETGNDVLWSVENFIGGAGDDMITAGRAINEMDGGGGNDTYKFLSAEDADGDTIKSFEPGDKIDLSAIDADGAGMAGNGSFTLVSGAFTGAGQLLVSHESGADGDVTVVQGNIDGGDAPDFSISIRGHHDLTQDDFQM from the coding sequence GCGATGACGCGGATGGCGACGTCATGCCGCTTGGAGCGCCGGGCGGCCCGGTGGTGACGAACACCGATTACAGCGTCGTCGGCACGCCCTCGGGCACCAATGGCGGGCATTCCGGCAACGTGGCCGATGCGGACCCGCGGATCATCTCGAACCTGGTGGTGGATCAGAGCGTCGCCAACCCGGCGGCCGTCGAGGCGTGGTTCGCCAACGATGCCGCCATTGCCGCGTTCCACGAGCGCTATGGCGAGGATGCGATTCCGATCCGTCCCGGTGAGGGGCCGGCCGACGTGATGGTGGCGAATGCGAGCTTCGAGAGCGATCCGCTGACCTCGGGAACGCCCGGTGTCATTACCAATCCGCTTGGAAATTACACGACGACCGCACCCTCGGATTGGACGATCACGGGCGGCTTGGGCGGCCTTTTCGCGCCGATCGACAGCATTTCGGCATCCGCGGGACACCTGGGACCGAACGTGACCTGGCTCGTCGGGGGCGCGACGCTTTCGCAGGAGAACGGACCGCTGACCGCCGGCGCGAGCTACGAGCTGAGCCTGAGCGTGGGCGACCGGACCGACCAGGCCTGGACGGGCGGAACCGCGCGGCTGGTGGCGGTTGACGGGCTCGGTGCGACCACGGTCATCGCGACCGCGGCGCTGCCGGAGCCGGTGGACGGGCAATGGGCGGACGTGACGCTCAATTCCGGACCGATCGCGGCCGGCCTCGACGGCCAGACGCTGCGCATCGAGGTGCAGCAGACCGGCGGTGGGCAGGTCCTCGTGGACAATGTCGCCCTGTCGGTGTCGAACGGCAACAAGATCGAGATCGACAATGTGGACATGGCCGCGCTGCCGAACATCGCGCCGGATGACGGTATCTCGGCGCCGTTCAACGGTTGGATGACCTTCTTCGGCCAGTTCTTCGATCACGGTCTCGACCTGATCACGAAGGGCAACAACGGCACGATCTACATCCCGCTCGAGGCGGATGATCCGATTGTCCTGGGCGCCGATGGCATCGCGGGCACGGCGGACGACCTGCCGAACCACCTGCGCTTCATGGCGGTCACGCGCTCGACCTCGGTCGACGGGCCCGGTGCCGACGGTATCATGGGCACGGCGGACGATACGCAGCACGAGGGCCAGAACACGACCACGCCCTTCGTCGATCAGAACCAGACCTACACTTCGCACGCGTCCCACCAGGTGTTCCTGCGCGAATACGAGTTCGACGCGAGCGGCAACCCGGTCTCGACCGGCAGACTGCTGGACAGCCCGAATGGCGGTCTGGCCACCTGGGCCGACGTGAAGGCGCAAGCGCGCGACATGCTGGGCATCGAGCTTACCGATGGCGACGTGCTGAACATTCCGCTGCTGCGAACCGATGACTATGGCGAATTCGTGCGCGGACCCAACGGCCTGCCGCAGATCGTGGTGGGGCTCGGGCCGGACGGCATCCCGAACACCGCCGATGATGTGGTGGTCGAGGGCAACCTTGCCACGCCGGTCAACACGTTCGACGCGGGCGCGGTGCGGATCGGACACGCGTTCCTCGATGACATCGCTCACAACGCGAATCCGTTCGACGGTCAGACCGGCATGCTCAAGACGGCCGATTCCGACACCGACATCTCGAGCGCCGGCGACCCGCAGGCGAGCGGCACCTATGACAACGAGCTTCTGGACCGGCATTTCATCACCGGCGACGGGCGCGGGAACGAGAATATCGGCCTGACCTCGGTGCACCACGTGTTCCACTCGGAGCATAACCGGCAGATCGAGCTTCAGAAGAAGACGATCCTGGAATCGGGCGATATCGACTTCATCAACGAATGGCTGCTGGTCGATCTCGCGCCGGGCGATGCGGTTCCGACCGATCCCTCGACGCTGACCTGGGATGGCGAACGCCTGTTCCAGGGGGCCCGGTTTGCGACCGAGATGCAGTATCAGCACCTCGTCTTTGAGGAGTTCGGGCGCAAGATCCATCCCAACATCGACCCGTTCGTGTTCAACGCGGTGACGGATATCAACCCGGCGATCTTTGCCGAGTTTGCCAACGTGGTCTATCGCTTCGGGCACTCGATGCTGACCGACAACATGCCGCGTGTCATGGTCGACGAGGCGACGGGCGATGTGAGCACCGACGACATGGGGCTTATCGCCGCGTTCCTGAACCCGGTGGCCTTCGACAATGACGGCGCGATGAGTGCGGACGAGGCAGCGGCGGCGGTGATCCGTGGCATGACCACGGAACGCGGCAGCGCGATGGACGAATTCGTGGTCTCCTCGCTGCGCAGCAACCTTCTGGGCCTGCCGCTCGACCTTGCCGCGATCAACATCGCGCGGGGCCGGGACACGGGCATGCCGACCTTCAACGAAGCGCGCGCCGAGCTCTATCAGCAGACGAACTCGCCCTGGCTCAAACCCTATGAAAGCTGGGCGGATCTTGCCGCGAACCTCAAGACGCCTATGACGATCGTCAACCTGATCGCCGCCTATGGCACACATGCGACGATCGAGGCGGCCACGACGCTGGAGGGTCGGCGCGAAGCCGCGATGGACCTCGTGTTCGGCGGCGGCGCGGTGTCCGAGAACGAGCGGCTCGACTTCCTGATGGGCCGGAACGGCTGGACGCCGGAATCGAGCGGCCTGAACTCGATCGACCTCTGGGTCGGCGGCCTGTCGGAGCGGATCATGCCCTTCGGCGGGATGCTGGGATCGACCTTCACGGCGGTGTTCGAGGCACAGATGGAGGCGCTTCAGGACGGCGACCGCTTCTACTATCTCACGCGGACGCAGGGGCAGAACTTCCTCAACGAGCTGGAAGAGAACTCCTTCTCGAAGATGATCCTGGCCAACACGAACCTTGCCGATCCCGGACCCGACGGCATTCGCGGCACGTCCGATGACGTGGTGCGGCACCATATCGGCGCCGACCCCTTCGCGGCCTACGACTTCGCGCTCGAGGTCGACCAGGCCAATCAGTTCGATCCCGATCCGGTCGGCAACGACCCGGTGCTCGAGGCGATGGGCATGGGCAAGGTCGTGCGTGACGATCCGACCACCGCAGCGGTCGAGACGAACTACATCCGCGTGACGGGCGGCGAGCACGTCTCCGTCGGCGGCACGAGCGGCAACGACACGATCATCACCAGTGACGGCGATGACGGGATCTGGGGCGATGCCGGCGACGACTACATCGAGTCGGGCTTCGGCGTGGACCTGGTCAACGCCGGTGGCGGCAACGACATCATCATCGACGCGGGCGACGAGGGCGACTTCCTCAAGGGCGAGGAAGGCGACGACGTGATGATGAGCGCGAACGGCGCCGACGTCCTCATGGGTGGCGAAGGCAAGGACGCCATCTCGCTCGGGGTCGATGCCTCCGAAGTCTTCGGTGGCGAGGGTGACGACTTCATCCTCGGCGGCGATGGCGCCGACTTCCTGCTCGGCAACGAGGGCGACGACTGGATCGAGGCGCAGGGTGGGTTCGACACCACCGCCGGCGACAACTCGGAGCTGTTCTTCAACAGCAAGATCCTTGGTCATGACGTGATGTTCGCAGGGTCCGACGAGCATGATTTCGATGCGGAATCGGGCGACGACATCATGGTGCAGGGCGCCAGCGTCATGCGCAACGAGGGGATGTTCGGCTTCGACTGGTCGACCTTCCAGGGCATGGCGAACGATGCCTATGCCGACATGCGCATCAAGATCTTTACGACCGACGAGCAGGACATCCTGCGCAACCGGTTCGACAAGGTCGAGGCGCTTTCCGGCTGGGACATGAACGATACGCTGATCGGCGATAACCGCGTGGCGCCGGCTCTCGGCGACGAGATCCAGGGCGACACGGTCGGCGGCAACGAGGGCGTGTTCTTCAACGACGGCCTGAACCAGGAGGGTATCGACCGGATCGACGGTCTTTCCGACCTGGTCTCGATCGTCGCGGGCCAGGAGTTCTGGGAAGAGGGCAACATCCTTCTCGGCGGCGGTGGATCGGACGTCATCACCGGCAACGGCGGTGACGACATCATCGACGGCGACCGCTGGCTCAACGTGCGGATCCGTATTACGGGCGATCCCACGGACGAGAATACCGCGGCGAACGAGATTGCCACGGTAACGACGCTCAAGCACGTCTTCTCCGCCGACGACGCGGCCGATCCGAGCTGGGTGGGCAAGAGCCTCTTCGAGCTTCTGGTCGAGCGCACGATCGTGCCCGCGCAGATGAACATCGTGCGCGAGATCCTCGACGGCGGACAGGCGGGTGACGTGGACGTGGCCGTCTTCAACGACGATTTCGACCAATACACGATCACCGAGCTTGGTAACGGCAGCGTCAGGGTTGCGCATACCGGGTTCGGCACCAACGAGGACGTGGTGGTCAATGACGGCACCGACACGGTGCACAACATGGAGACACTGCGCTTCCGCGATGGGGACGTCTCGGTTGACAACATTCAGCCGCCCACACCGCCGGAGCCGCCGGTACCGGGTGTGCAGCAGCCCGCCACCGGTGCACCCGCGATCAGCGATCCGACACCGACCGAGGGCCAGCCTCTTACCGTGGATCTTTCGGCGATCGCGGACGCCAACGGCATCGCCGGTCCGATCTCGGTTCAGTGGCAGTCGTTCGACGGCACGAACTGGGTCGACATTCCGGGCGCGACCGGCACGAGCCTCACGCCGGGCGAGGCACAGGTGGGCAGCACGCTTCGTGTGTCCGCAAGCTTCACCGATGGGCTGGGTGCGCTCGAGACCGTGGTCTCGGCCCCGACCAGCGAGGTGGGAGACGTCTGGACCGGCTCGGCCCTCGATCCCGATTTCGTCGGCACGGAGGGCGATGATATCGCGACCGGCCACAGCGAGCAGGTGATCATCTTTCCCTTCATCGGTCCGGTCACGATCGTCCAGGGCGATGACGTCATCAACGGCAATGGCGGCGCCGATATCATCGACGGCCGGAGCGGCGATGACGTGATCAACGGCGGCGCAGGCAACGACACCATCCTCATGAACTTCACCACTGGTGCGGGTGGACGTGACATCGTGGATGGCGGCGCGGACGTGGACACCGTGGAGGTCACGGGGAACGCGAGTGCGGAGACCTTCCGCATCTATACCCGCGACGCGGCGCTTGCCGCCGGCCTGACCGGGCTGGCCGCCGCGACCGAGATCGTGATCACGCGCAACGGCGTGGCCAACAACCGGATCATCGCCGAGCTCGACAATATCGAGGAGATCATCATCAACGGCACGGATGCGACCCCGCCGGCCAACGGAACGGCAGGCGGCGATACCATCCAGGTCTTCGGTGATTTCTCGACCACGAGCCTCAACCTCAACACGATCACGATAAACGGCACGTCCGGCGACGACACGGTCGACATCTCGGCCCTGGACTCGGCGCACCGGATCGTGTTCCGCGGCGAGGGCGGGAACGACACGATCGTCGGCAACCTGCGGCCGCAGGACGTCATCGAGCTTCCGGGCCTGGGCGATCCCACGGTCAGCGAGGACGCGAACGGCATGGTCACGGTCAGCCGTGGCGGCGCCAGCGTGACCTTCGACGGGTCGGGTGGAATACCAACGATCGGCGAGGTCGTGGGTGGCGACGACGATGTGCCCAACAGTGGCTTCACGCTCAGTGACAGCGATCTGGCGGGGCTGAAGAACCTCGTTCAGGGGCGTCCCGCCTTCGAGGGTGACGACGACACCGAGGAAGCGGCCGGCGTGCGGACCCTCAGCGGGGAGGATAACAACGAAGCCAACCCGCTTTACGGAACCGCGGGCGAGACGTTTATCCGGCTGACCGAGGCGCGCTATGGCGAGCCGGACGGCAACGGGAACCGGGCGATCAACCCGATCTTCGACGGTCTCGATCCGCGCGCTTTGTCGAACCTCCTGGGTGACCAGGACGACAGTGTCGCGCCGAACGCGCTGAACGCGAGCCAGCTCTTCACGGCCTTCGCTCAGTATTTCGACCACGGGCTCGACTTCATCCCGAAGAATAGCGCCTTCGGCACCGTCGAGATCGGCGGGCCGGGTGCGGAGCGCGGGATCGGCACGGACAATCCCGCCGACCTGTCGCGGGCGGAGGTGGCCTATATCGACGACGAGGGCGTGCCGCAGCATGTGAACATGACCTCGCCCTTCGTCGATCAGAACCAGGCCTATGGCAGCCATGAACTGGTCGGTCAGTTCCTGCGCGAGAGCGACGGGGCACAGGGGGTCGGCATGCGCCTTCTGTCGGGAGAGGCCGATCCGTCGGACCCGGCATTCAAGCTCCTGCCGACGCTGCGCGACCTGATCGAGCATCACTGGGAGGCGGAGACCGTCTTCGAGGATGCCGGGCTGCCCGGCGGTGCCGCGACGCTCGCGGACATGATGCCGGGACTGGTCGATGACGTCACGGGCGAGATCGACGGCGCCATGGTGGCGGCGCTTGCCTCGGACTTCCTGGGATCGGGTCAGCCGCTTCTGCTCGACACCAATCCCTTCATCAACCTGCTGGATCACCGGATTGCGGGCGATGGCCGTGCGAACGAGAACTTCGCGCTGACCTCGGTCCACACGATCTGGGCGCGGAACCACAACTTCCACGTCGAGAATCTGCTCCAACAGGGGTTCGAAGGCACCGACGAGGAGGTATTCCAGGCCGCGAAGATGCTCAACGAGAGCGACTATCAGCGGGTGGTCTTCCAGGAGTTCGCCGACAAGCTTCTCGGCGGGCTGCGCAATCCCGACGGCAGCACCGACAATCACGGCTGGGGCGGATACAACCCCGACGTGGATGCGCGGATCAGCCACGAGTTCGGCGCGGCGGCCTATCGCTTCGGTCATTCGCTGGTCAGCCAAACGGTGCGGCTGGAGGGGCCTGACGGCACACCGATTGACGTGCCGCTCTTCGATGCCTTCCTCAACCCGTCCAACGATCCGGACGTGTTCACGGGGCCGCTGCCGGACGGCTACGTCCCGGCACCGGGTTACGCGCAGCATGGTGTCGCACCCGTCATCGGGGGCACGGCGACGCAACCGGCCGAGGAGGTCGATCTCAAGATCGTCGATGCGATCCGGTCCGACCTTGTCCGCATCAACGCCGATCTCTTCGCGTTCAACGTGGCGCGGGGCTGGGATGTCGGGCTTGGCACGATGAACCAGGTGCGGGCGCAGCTCGCCGCGTCGACCGATCAATATGTCGCCGAGGCCGTGGGCCTTGCCGGAGACATGTCGCCCTACACGAGCTGGGATGACTTCCAGGCACGCAACGGCGTCAGCGACGAGGTGATGGCACAGCTCAAGGCGGCCTATTCCGATCTCGTCCTCGAGACACCGGAGGACATCGCGGCCTTCGAGGCGGCCAATCCGGATATCACGCTCGAGCCGGGCACGGGCGACGCGATGATCGTCAAGGGCATCGACCGGGTCGATCTCTGGACTGGTGGTCTTGTCGAACAGAAGGTCAATGGCGGCATGGTCGGGCAGACCTTCTGGGTCGTGCTTCACGAGCAGCTCGACCGTCTCCAGGAGGGCGACCGGTTCTACTATCTCGATCGGTTCGAAAACTTCGACTTCTACGAAGCGATCGGAGAGGACACGACCTTCGCCGATATCGTCAGCCGGACCACGAGCCTCACGGATCTCGACAAGAACATCTTCGATGCGACCGATGAAGTGGCGGACGAGGATGATGCCGGAGACGATGCAGGCGACGACGATGGCGCTGGTGACGATGACCAGGCCGGAGGCGACGACGATGGCGCCGGTGATGATGATCAGGCCGGTGACGACGACGATGGCGCCGGTGATGATGATCAGGCCGGTGACGACGACGATGACGACGACGACGGGAACGTGATGCCTCCGATGGCGGCGGATGGTCCCACCATCGGGACGGCGGGTGCCGACGTGCTCTTCGGAGATGCGGAAGGCGACGCGATCCTGGCGATGGGCGGCCGTGACATGATCTTCGCCGGTGACGGTGACGACAATGTCCTTGCCGGCGGCGGACGTGACATGGTCTTCGGCGACGGCGGCAACGACCGGCTCTTCGGTGAGGGCGGCGACGACTTCATCGAGGGCGGGGCCGGCAACGACTTCGTGGTCGGCGGGGCCGGAGACGATCTCTTCGCCGCGACCTCGGGCGATGGCGACGACGTCTACTACGGCGACGATGTCTCGGGCGGAACGGGGACCGACACGCTCGACATGTCGCGGATCATCGAGGACGTCACAGTCGACCTGGGCAGCGGACCGGGAGATCGGGGCCACGCCTCGAGCACCGAAACGGGCAACGATGTCCTGTGGAGTGTCGAGAACTTCATCGGCGGTGCCGGTGACGACATGATCACGGCCGGCCGTGCCATCAACGAGATGGATGGCGGCGGGGGGAACGATACCTACAAGTTCCTCTCGGCGGAGGATGCCGATGGCGACACCATCAAGTCCTTCGAGCCGGGCGACAAGATCGACCTCTCGGCAATCGACGCCGACGGCGCGGGGATGGCCGGCAACGGCAGCTTCACGCTGGTGTCGGGCGCCTTCACCGGGGCCGGTCAGCTTCTCGTCAGCCACGAAAGCGGGGCCGACGGCGATGTGACCGTCGTCCAGGGCAACATCGACGGCGGCGATGCACCGGACTTCAGCATCTCGATCCGGGGTCATCACGACCTGACCCAGGACGATTTCCAGATGTGA